From one Streptomyces sp. NBC_01478 genomic stretch:
- a CDS encoding ComEC/Rec2 family competence protein — MTQGSGAVTPQLHDDPTEPAIPRRAAPDDGSSSSHRAVSAASPARRNVHAASGNRRGTAHPQQEGPTDLRLVPPALAAWATAALALDASPAWVTGVSVGTLTVALVLLLMTRRRDRTGRSRTSPRLDPGLSPDGLRPAASWRQAAWPRVSIAALFLSIAAAAASAGLHGADLRRGPVPELAREYATATAEVEIGSDPRLTRPRVSGDHAAPVSVLIDAEVRRVEETDGTVVETRAPVLLIVDPGSSTKGGRGGGRGGGAGSARGSGGGPERSPWLGLLPSTRVKVTARLVPSLTSGDRVAAVLRVRNQPVPEVVEGPSGAQRFAGRLRAGLREATDGLPGDARALLPGLVVGDTARITPELDEAFKETDLAHTLAVSGSNLTILLALLIGPPGLAQHIERRGLAPSLGISLRATALLGGVLTLGFVVVCRPDPSVLRAAACGAVALLALATGRRRSLIPALATAVLLLVLYDPWLARSYGFLLSVLATGALLTLAPRWSETLCRHRVPPRLAEALAAAAAAQALCAPVVAVLSARVSLVAVPCNLLAEIAVAPATVLGFAALAAAPVAMPVAKVLAWGASWPTGWIADVARSGAALPGGGVDWPGSWTGALLLALAVAALVLVGRRLLKHPWLCGLCGLLLLLIVVEPAPLTRVITGWPPPGWRFAMCDVGQGDATVLAAGKGTGVVVDAGPDPKLVDQCLRTLGITRIPLVVLTHFHADHVAGLPGVLRGRSVGAIETTSFEEPADQAEFVRRAAAERHIPITRAVAGDQRRSGPLSWQVLWPPPRPAPDPDGPNDASVALLVRTAGLRLLLLGDLEPPAQQELLRSPAAALLGGVDVLKVAHHGSAYQDPDLIRRVAPRLALISCGENNVYGHPAPSTVAALRAMGVVVLRTDVDGALAVGGEGGGLRVTRE, encoded by the coding sequence ATGACTCAGGGATCTGGTGCGGTCACGCCCCAACTCCACGACGATCCGACCGAGCCCGCGATTCCCCGCCGCGCGGCACCGGACGACGGCTCCTCCTCCAGCCACCGAGCCGTATCCGCCGCCTCACCGGCCCGCCGCAACGTGCACGCCGCCTCCGGGAACCGGCGGGGTACCGCACACCCCCAACAGGAAGGGCCGACGGACCTACGACTCGTACCGCCCGCACTCGCGGCCTGGGCGACGGCTGCACTGGCGCTGGACGCGTCGCCGGCCTGGGTCACAGGGGTCTCCGTCGGGACGCTGACAGTGGCGCTCGTACTGCTGCTGATGACGCGACGGCGGGACAGGACAGGACGCAGCCGTACCTCGCCACGGTTGGACCCTGGCCTCTCACCGGACGGACTTCGCCCCGCAGCGTCATGGCGGCAGGCCGCATGGCCCCGTGTCTCGATCGCGGCCCTGTTCCTCTCGATCGCCGCGGCCGCCGCCTCCGCCGGGCTGCACGGGGCGGACCTGCGCCGTGGGCCGGTGCCCGAACTGGCGCGGGAGTACGCGACCGCGACCGCGGAGGTGGAGATCGGTTCCGATCCACGGTTGACCCGGCCCCGGGTCAGCGGGGATCACGCGGCACCGGTCTCCGTGCTGATCGACGCCGAGGTACGGCGGGTCGAAGAGACGGACGGCACGGTCGTGGAGACGCGGGCGCCGGTGCTGCTGATCGTCGACCCGGGCTCGTCCACCAAGGGAGGGAGAGGGGGAGGACGAGGGGGAGGGGCGGGCAGTGCGCGGGGTTCCGGCGGTGGGCCGGAGAGGTCGCCCTGGCTCGGGCTGCTCCCGTCCACGCGGGTGAAGGTGACCGCGCGGTTGGTGCCCTCGCTGACGAGCGGAGACCGGGTCGCGGCCGTGCTGCGGGTACGGAACCAGCCGGTGCCGGAGGTGGTGGAGGGGCCGTCCGGAGCACAGCGGTTCGCGGGGCGCTTGCGGGCCGGGTTGCGTGAGGCCACCGACGGGTTGCCGGGTGACGCGCGGGCGTTGCTGCCGGGGCTGGTCGTCGGGGACACCGCGCGGATCACACCCGAGTTGGACGAGGCCTTCAAGGAGACGGACCTCGCGCACACCCTCGCCGTCTCCGGAAGCAACCTCACCATCCTGCTTGCCCTCCTCATCGGACCCCCCGGCCTCGCCCAGCACATCGAACGCCGGGGCCTGGCACCGAGCCTGGGCATCTCCCTCCGGGCGACCGCACTGCTCGGCGGGGTCCTCACGCTCGGGTTCGTCGTCGTGTGCCGGCCCGACCCGAGCGTGCTGCGGGCCGCGGCCTGCGGTGCCGTCGCGCTGCTCGCCCTGGCGACCGGCCGCCGCAGATCACTGATCCCGGCCCTGGCGACGGCCGTACTGCTGCTGGTGCTCTACGACCCGTGGCTGGCCCGCAGTTACGGCTTCCTGCTCTCCGTGCTGGCCACCGGTGCCCTGCTCACGCTCGCGCCGCGCTGGAGCGAGACGCTGTGTCGGCACCGGGTTCCGCCACGGCTGGCCGAGGCGCTGGCCGCCGCCGCTGCCGCGCAGGCCTTGTGCGCGCCGGTGGTGGCCGTGCTGTCGGCGCGGGTGAGTCTGGTGGCGGTGCCGTGCAATCTGCTCGCGGAGATCGCCGTCGCGCCGGCCACGGTACTGGGCTTCGCGGCGCTGGCCGCGGCGCCGGTGGCGATGCCGGTGGCCAAGGTCCTTGCCTGGGGCGCGAGTTGGCCCACCGGATGGATCGCGGACGTGGCCCGGAGCGGCGCGGCGCTGCCCGGTGGGGGAGTGGACTGGCCGGGCAGTTGGACCGGGGCACTGCTGCTCGCCCTCGCGGTCGCGGCCCTCGTGCTGGTCGGGCGGCGGCTGTTGAAGCACCCCTGGCTGTGCGGTCTCTGCGGGCTGCTTCTGCTGCTGATCGTGGTGGAGCCGGCGCCGCTGACCCGGGTGATCACGGGATGGCCGCCGCCGGGCTGGCGGTTCGCGATGTGCGATGTCGGGCAGGGCGACGCGACGGTGCTCGCGGCGGGCAAGGGCACCGGCGTGGTCGTGGACGCCGGGCCGGATCCGAAGCTGGTCGACCAGTGTCTGCGCACACTGGGCATCACCAGGATCCCGCTCGTCGTGCTCACCCACTTTCACGCCGACCATGTGGCGGGACTGCCCGGGGTGCTGCGAGGCCGTTCGGTGGGAGCCATCGAGACGACGTCCTTTGAAGAGCCCGCGGACCAGGCCGAGTTCGTGAGGAGGGCGGCGGCGGAACGGCACATCCCGATCACCCGGGCCGTAGCCGGGGACCAGCGACGCAGCGGTCCGCTCTCCTGGCAGGTGCTGTGGCCCCCACCGCGTCCGGCACCGGACCCGGACGGGCCGAACGACGCCAGCGTCGCACTGCTGGTACGGACGGCCGGCCTGCGCCTGCTGCTGCTCGGTGACCTCGAACCCCCGGCCCAGCAGGAGCTGTTGAGGTCACCGGCGGCGGCGCTGCTGGGAGGCGTGGACGTGCTCAAGGTCGCCCATCATGGGTCGGCCTACCAAGATCCGGACCTGATACGCAGAGTGGCCCCACGGCTGGCGCTGATCTCCTGTGGTGAGAACAACGTGTATGGACACCCGGCCCCCAGCACGGTCGCGGCGCTGCGGGCCATGGGCGTGGTGGTCCTGCGGACGGACGTGGACGGGGCGCTGGCGGTGGGAGGTGAGGGCGGCGGGCTTCGGGTGACCCGGGAATGA